One genomic window of Paenibacillus xylanilyticus includes the following:
- a CDS encoding WXG100 family type VII secretion target, which produces MAGRILVTPEQLDQVSNQFKQSGEQSQQIVSTLTQSITSMEGQWEGMTKQRFFQEFQEASKQMQSFVQTLNSISAELTAIANKFRTADQAR; this is translated from the coding sequence ATGGCAGGACGCATTTTAGTTACCCCAGAACAACTTGATCAGGTTTCCAACCAATTCAAACAAAGCGGTGAGCAAAGTCAGCAAATCGTTTCTACATTGACTCAATCCATCACTAGCATGGAAGGACAATGGGAAGGTATGACAAAACAACGCTTCTTCCAAGAGTTCCAGGAAGCAAGCAAACAAATGCAATCATTCGTTCAAACGCTGAACAGCATCAGCGCGGAACTGACGGCTATTGCCAACAAATTCCGTACAGCTGACCAAGCTCGCTAA
- a CDS encoding WXG100 family type VII secretion target codes for MRIRVEPDVLRALSRQIQYAAEQIQQKMTVLEQAIHSLEWDIEARAAVMSEWSHSKRLGEDAVRRFMDLSVQLGRKALLFQQADMEYRTVLSHVNTAYGNAVNMLNVLENNRVGEIMPTHAAAAAVVSDPLSAVAAVYRVQDAAPPDGSPATLIQAMQPEPVAWRFTDPTFRGRRGTEPVVS; via the coding sequence ATGCGCATTCGTGTGGAACCGGATGTGCTTCGGGCACTGAGCAGGCAGATTCAGTATGCGGCGGAGCAAATACAGCAAAAGATGACAGTGTTGGAACAGGCAATCCATTCGCTGGAGTGGGATATTGAGGCCCGGGCTGCGGTGATGAGTGAATGGAGTCACAGCAAGCGACTTGGCGAAGATGCGGTGCGTCGTTTTATGGACTTAAGCGTGCAGTTGGGACGCAAAGCCTTGTTATTCCAGCAGGCAGACATGGAGTATCGTACAGTGCTGAGTCATGTGAACACAGCCTATGGCAATGCGGTCAATATGCTTAACGTTCTAGAAAACAATCGTGTAGGGGAAATCATGCCTACACACGCCGCAGCTGCTGCTGTAGTATCCGATCCCCTTTCCGCGGTGGCGGCAGTATACCGGGTGCAGGATGCTGCGCCGCCCGACGGTTCTCCGGCTACATTGATCCAGGCGATGCAGCCTGAACCTGTAGCGTGGAGATTCACAGATCCTACCTTTCGGGGGAGAAGAGGAACCGAACCTGTGGTATCCTGA